In Caloramator mitchellensis, one DNA window encodes the following:
- a CDS encoding FtsW/RodA/SpoVE family cell cycle protein: protein MEKLEKSILHNIYFIILLLFLILSLYKGNFEIAPFVYGAFSIGLTGYGHFIVKRFFPTIDKYLYILSVFIVQFGLVMLYRLDLERALKQITWFAIGISLFIFILLFMPEIKKFEKSEIFFAIFTIVIITLPLLIGREIKGSKNWIQFGNFRFQPSELAKITMIFYLSSAIKRIESYRDVLKVSIPVILSIAIFVLEKDLGSSLMFFGIFMTMLYIGTSKLRYIFSGAFLFSIGGFMSYFLFSHVRKRVDIWLDPWRYKFGAGYQICQSLIAIASGGLFGTGLAAGHPEVIPEVYTDFIFSAISEEFGLLGAIALLMLYLLLIYRMLRTALYAKDDYSRLVAVGIASMFAFQVFVIVGGVTKMIPLTGITLPLVSYGGSSMIISFVSIGILQKISEMGNLDE from the coding sequence ATGGAAAAATTAGAAAAATCGATTTTACATAATATCTATTTTATTATTCTGCTTTTATTCCTGATTTTATCACTATACAAAGGGAATTTTGAAATAGCACCGTTTGTATACGGAGCATTTTCAATAGGATTAACAGGATACGGACATTTTATTGTAAAACGCTTTTTCCCAACTATTGATAAGTATTTGTATATATTATCTGTATTCATTGTTCAGTTTGGGCTTGTAATGTTATACAGGCTTGATTTAGAAAGAGCGCTTAAGCAAATAACCTGGTTTGCAATTGGAATTTCACTTTTTATTTTTATTTTGCTTTTTATGCCTGAAATAAAGAAATTTGAAAAAAGTGAAATTTTTTTTGCTATATTTACGATTGTTATTATAACTCTGCCTTTGCTTATAGGAAGAGAAATAAAGGGGTCGAAGAATTGGATTCAATTTGGGAATTTTAGATTTCAACCTTCAGAACTTGCAAAGATAACCATGATTTTTTATCTTTCGTCTGCAATTAAAAGGATTGAGTCCTATAGGGATGTATTAAAAGTATCCATTCCTGTAATTTTATCGATAGCAATTTTTGTTTTGGAAAAGGATTTAGGCTCATCTTTGATGTTCTTTGGTATTTTTATGACAATGCTGTATATAGGGACGTCAAAGTTGCGATATATATTTTCAGGAGCTTTTTTATTTTCGATAGGTGGATTTATGAGCTATTTTTTATTCAGCCATGTTAGAAAAAGAGTTGATATATGGCTTGACCCGTGGAGATATAAGTTTGGAGCAGGTTATCAAATATGCCAGTCGCTGATTGCAATAGCAAGTGGCGGATTGTTTGGAACAGGGCTTGCTGCAGGTCACCCCGAGGTAATTCCAGAGGTATACACAGATTTTATTTTTTCCGCGATTTCAGAGGAATTTGGATTATTAGGTGCAATAGCACTATTGATGCTGTATTTGCTCCTTATTTATCGAATGCTTAGAACTGCGTTATACGCAAAGGATGATTATTCACGCCTTGTAGCCGTAGGTATTGCAAGTATGTTTGCGTTTCAGGTTTTTGTAATCGTGGGTGGAGTAACTAAGATGATTCCACTAACAGGAATTACGCTGCCTTTAGTAAGTTATGGAGGAAGTTCAATGATAATCAGCTTTGTATCGATTGGAATTTTACAGAAAATATCTGAAATGGGGAATTTAGATGAATGA
- a CDS encoding FHA domain-containing protein has product MKEIAMILKFVVIGLIYLVLFRIIRVMYLDLKGVKPKGNVKEYTLEVIDAPEETGLSRGSFFLVHKVLLIGRNDDSDITIKDPYISGNHAKIFVKNNNLYIEDLNSTNGTFLNGKRIKDLEGIDDGDIIEMGRVTFKVVV; this is encoded by the coding sequence ATGAAAGAGATTGCAATGATATTAAAGTTCGTCGTGATTGGATTAATTTATCTTGTGCTTTTCAGGATTATAAGGGTTATGTATTTAGACCTAAAGGGTGTAAAGCCAAAGGGTAATGTTAAAGAATACACTTTAGAGGTTATAGACGCTCCAGAAGAGACGGGGCTGAGCAGAGGGTCTTTTTTCCTGGTTCACAAAGTTCTTTTAATTGGTAGAAATGATGATTCGGATATTACAATTAAAGATCCATACATTTCAGGAAATCATGCAAAAATTTTTGTTAAAAATAATAATTTATACATTGAGGATTTAAACAGCACAAACGGAACATTCTTGAATGGAAAAAGGATAAAGGATTTAGAAGGTATTGATGATGGCGATATAATAGAGATGGGAAGAGTTACATTCAAGGTTGTTGTTTAG
- a CDS encoding YdcF family protein — protein MKKIIIGVFILGIFIFAILAGQILHFGWTTKPLKSDCIIVLGCKVRGEEPSYFLKERLDLALSLYNEGYSKYIIVTGGQGENEDVSEAEAMKRYLIRYGVDKKFIIEEDKSYSTYENLFNSVDIMKNMGFNSAIIVSNKYHLKRASLIARKIGMNATYSGCYVKEWIWFETVGFLREIIALLKFYILGS, from the coding sequence ATGAAAAAAATTATAATTGGAGTTTTTATACTTGGAATATTTATTTTTGCTATATTGGCAGGTCAAATACTGCATTTTGGATGGACAACAAAGCCTTTAAAATCTGACTGTATAATAGTTTTAGGTTGTAAAGTTAGAGGAGAGGAGCCGAGCTATTTTTTAAAGGAAAGACTCGATTTAGCGCTAAGTCTATATAATGAAGGCTATTCAAAGTATATTATAGTTACAGGTGGACAAGGAGAAAATGAAGATGTTTCAGAAGCTGAAGCAATGAAGAGGTATTTAATTAGATATGGTGTTGATAAAAAATTTATAATAGAAGAAGATAAATCTTATTCAACATATGAAAATTTATTTAATTCTGTGGATATAATGAAGAATATGGGATTTAATAGTGCTATAATAGTTTCAAATAAATACCATTTAAAAAGGGCATCTTTAATTGCAAGAAAGATAGGTATGAATGCGACATATTCAGGTTGTTATGTAAAAGAGTGGATTTGGTTTGAAACAGTAGGATTTTTACGTGAGATTATTGCCCTATTAAAATTCTATATTTTGGGTTCGTAG
- the uvrA gene encoding excinuclease ABC subunit UvrA — protein sequence MFQDKIIIKGAREHNLKNIDVEIPRNKFVVLTGLSGSGKSSLAFDTIYAEGQRRYVESLSAYARQFLGQMDKPDVDYIEGLSPAISIDQKTTSRNPRSTVGTVTEIYDYLRLLYARIGIPHCPECGKEIKQQTVDQMVDKVLEFPEKTKLQILAPVVRGRKGEHVKVLENIKKNGFVRVRVDGEVYDINDEIKLEKNKKHDIEVVIDRIVIKEGIQSRITDSIETALKLSDGLVVVQVVDGEELLFSSKYACPDCGISIGDLEPRMFSFNNPFGKCPECDGLGVLMELSPDLVIPDRELSIKQGAVKPWGVLDETGWTYAVVRGLSKHYDFSLDTPIKDLDEKIVNIILYGNNGEKFKVQFTRNEIKGETEYTFEGVIPNLQRRYKETYSQYMREEIESYMSVKKCHLCKGARLKKESLAVTVGGLSIAQISDMPVREEFEFFNKLKLTQREETISNQIIKEIKARLKFLIDVGLDYLTLSRAASTLSGGESQRIRLATQIGSGLVGVLYILDEPSIGLHQRDNDKLLGTLKHLRDLGNTLIVVEHDEDTIRSADYVIDIGPGAGAHGGNIVAAGTPDEIAMDENSITGQYLSGRKKIEVPEERRKPNGKWIEVIGARQNNLKKIDVKFPMGVFTCVTGVSGSGKSTLVNEILYKGIAKKLNGSKFDVGEHDEIRGIEYIDKIIDIDQSPIGRTPRSNPATYTGVFDIIREVFAQTPEAKMRGYKAGRFSFNVKGGRCEACAGDGIIKIEMQFLSDVYVPCEVCKGKRYNRETLEVKYKGKNIADVLDMTVEEALEFFENIPRIKTKLQTLYDVGLSYVKLGQPSTQLSGGEAQRIKLAYELSKRSTGKTLYILDEPTTGLHIEDVRKLIEIIYRLVETGNTVIVIEHNLDVIKCADYIIDLGPEGGDRGGQVIATGTPEEIIKNKKSYTGEYLKRYL from the coding sequence ATGTTTCAGGATAAAATAATCATCAAAGGAGCAAGGGAGCATAATTTAAAAAATATAGATGTTGAAATTCCAAGAAATAAATTTGTTGTATTAACTGGACTTTCGGGTTCAGGCAAGTCATCACTGGCATTTGATACTATATATGCTGAGGGGCAAAGAAGATATGTAGAATCACTTTCTGCTTATGCAAGGCAGTTTTTAGGGCAAATGGATAAACCTGATGTTGATTATATTGAAGGTTTGTCTCCTGCGATTTCGATAGACCAGAAAACTACAAGCAGAAATCCTCGTTCTACTGTAGGAACAGTAACTGAAATATACGACTATTTAAGGCTATTGTATGCAAGAATAGGTATCCCGCACTGCCCTGAATGTGGGAAGGAGATTAAACAGCAGACTGTTGACCAGATGGTGGATAAGGTTTTAGAATTCCCGGAAAAGACAAAGCTTCAGATATTAGCCCCAGTTGTAAGAGGAAGAAAAGGGGAGCATGTAAAGGTATTAGAAAATATAAAAAAGAATGGATTTGTAAGAGTAAGGGTCGATGGGGAAGTTTATGATATTAATGATGAAATTAAGCTGGAGAAGAATAAAAAACACGATATAGAAGTTGTAATAGATAGAATCGTAATAAAAGAAGGAATACAGTCAAGAATTACTGATTCTATTGAGACTGCATTAAAGCTTTCAGATGGACTTGTAGTTGTGCAGGTTGTAGATGGAGAGGAATTATTGTTTAGTTCAAAATATGCTTGCCCAGATTGTGGAATAAGCATTGGAGATTTAGAGCCAAGGATGTTTTCATTTAACAATCCATTTGGAAAGTGCCCAGAATGCGATGGATTGGGTGTATTGATGGAACTTTCGCCGGATTTAGTGATTCCGGATAGAGAACTTTCTATAAAACAAGGGGCTGTAAAACCTTGGGGAGTTCTTGATGAAACTGGCTGGACCTATGCAGTCGTAAGGGGATTATCAAAACATTATGATTTCAGCCTTGATACTCCAATTAAAGATTTAGATGAAAAAATAGTTAACATTATTTTATATGGAAACAATGGTGAAAAGTTTAAAGTTCAATTTACAAGAAACGAAATAAAGGGTGAAACAGAATATACATTTGAAGGAGTAATTCCAAACCTACAAAGAAGATATAAAGAAACATATTCACAGTATATGAGGGAAGAAATTGAAAGCTATATGTCGGTTAAAAAATGCCATCTATGCAAAGGGGCAAGGCTTAAAAAGGAGAGTTTGGCAGTTACTGTAGGAGGGCTTTCGATTGCTCAAATTAGCGATATGCCGGTTAGAGAAGAATTCGAATTCTTTAACAAACTAAAGCTTACTCAAAGGGAAGAGACTATTTCAAATCAAATAATAAAGGAAATAAAGGCAAGGCTTAAGTTTTTAATTGATGTTGGACTTGATTATTTAACATTATCAAGAGCAGCTTCTACTCTCTCGGGTGGTGAATCTCAGAGAATAAGACTTGCAACACAAATAGGGTCAGGGCTTGTTGGAGTTTTATATATACTTGATGAACCGAGTATAGGGCTTCACCAGAGGGATAACGATAAATTGCTTGGAACATTAAAGCATTTAAGAGATTTAGGAAATACATTAATCGTAGTAGAACACGATGAAGACACTATAAGGTCTGCTGACTATGTTATAGATATTGGACCAGGTGCAGGAGCACACGGTGGGAATATAGTTGCTGCCGGAACTCCTGATGAAATTGCGATGGATGAAAATTCAATTACTGGTCAGTATCTAAGTGGAAGAAAAAAGATTGAAGTTCCAGAAGAAAGAAGAAAGCCGAATGGAAAATGGATTGAAGTTATTGGAGCAAGGCAAAACAACCTTAAAAAGATTGATGTAAAGTTTCCAATGGGGGTATTTACTTGCGTAACTGGAGTTTCGGGTTCAGGAAAGAGCACTCTTGTTAACGAAATACTATATAAAGGAATTGCAAAGAAGTTAAATGGTTCTAAGTTTGATGTTGGAGAGCATGATGAAATAAGGGGAATTGAGTATATTGATAAAATAATAGATATCGACCAGTCGCCAATAGGTAGAACGCCTCGTTCAAACCCTGCTACTTATACGGGTGTATTTGATATTATAAGGGAAGTGTTTGCACAGACTCCTGAGGCTAAAATGAGGGGGTATAAGGCTGGAAGATTCAGCTTTAATGTAAAGGGCGGCAGATGCGAAGCATGTGCAGGTGATGGTATAATTAAGATTGAGATGCAGTTTTTGTCCGATGTATATGTTCCATGCGAGGTATGTAAAGGGAAAAGGTATAACAGGGAGACTCTTGAGGTTAAATACAAGGGTAAAAACATAGCAGATGTCCTAGATATGACAGTTGAAGAGGCACTTGAGTTTTTTGAAAACATTCCAAGGATAAAGACCAAACTTCAGACATTGTATGATGTAGGATTATCCTATGTAAAGCTAGGACAGCCATCAACTCAGCTTTCTGGCGGAGAAGCCCAAAGAATAAAGCTTGCATACGAATTGTCAAAAAGAAGCACTGGTAAGACACTTTATATTTTGGATGAGCCGACAACTGGGCTTCATATTGAAGATGTCCGAAAGCTTATTGAAATAATATACAGGCTTGTAGAAACCGGGAATACTGTTATAGTTATTGAACACAACTTAGATGTTATTAAATGTGCAGACTATATTATTGATTTGGGACCTGAAGGTGGAGATAGAGGCGGACAAGTTATTGCAACCGGAACCCCAGAGGAGATAATAAAGAATAAGAAATCATACACAGGTGAGTATTTAAAAAGATATTTATAA